A single genomic interval of Granulicella tundricola MP5ACTX9 harbors:
- the rpsM gene encoding 30S ribosomal protein S13 → MARIAGVDVPNNKQVRIGLTYIYGIGDSRAAKILTAADIDPIAKVGTLDEDQLNAIRQVIEKQGMIEGDLRKEISLNIKRLIEIQSYRGLRHRRSLPVRGQRTHTNARTRKGPRKGTVAGKKKATK, encoded by the coding sequence ATGGCGCGTATTGCCGGCGTTGACGTACCCAACAATAAACAGGTGCGAATTGGTCTGACCTATATCTATGGAATTGGCGATTCTCGCGCTGCGAAGATTCTTACCGCAGCCGACATCGATCCCATTGCCAAGGTTGGAACGCTTGACGAAGATCAGCTCAACGCGATCCGTCAAGTCATTGAAAAGCAGGGCATGATCGAAGGCGACCTCCGCAAGGAGATCTCGCTCAACATCAAGCGCCTGATCGAGATTCAGTCCTACCGTGGCCTTCGCCACCGCCGTTCGCTGCCGGTTCGCGGCCAGCGCACCCACACCAACGCTCGCACGCGCAAGGGCCCCCGTAAGGGCACCGTTGCCGGCAAGAAGAAAGCGACGAAATAA
- the rpmJ gene encoding 50S ribosomal protein L36: MKVRASVKKICDKCKVIHRRGVVRVICENAKHKQRQG, encoded by the coding sequence ATGAAGGTTCGTGCTTCCGTCAAGAAGATCTGTGACAAATGCAAGGTCATCCACCGCCGCGGTGTGGTTCGCGTTATCTGTGAGAACGCAAAGCATAAGCAGCGCCAGGGCTAA
- the infA gene encoding translation initiation factor IF-1 encodes MSKEDAIEVMAVVVETLPNAMFKVELENKHQALAHVSGRMRKNFIRILPGDRVAIELSPYDLNRGRIVYRYK; translated from the coding sequence TTGTCGAAGGAAGATGCAATTGAAGTAATGGCGGTTGTCGTCGAGACACTTCCCAACGCGATGTTCAAGGTGGAGCTTGAGAATAAGCACCAGGCTCTCGCTCACGTCTCTGGGCGTATGCGTAAGAACTTCATTCGTATCCTCCCCGGCGACCGCGTCGCGATTGAGCTCAGCCCTTATGACCTCAACCGTGGCCGCATTGTGTATCGCTATAAATAA
- the map gene encoding type I methionyl aminopeptidase, with product MAIMLKTPQEIEKMRRSGRVLRQVHDAIKPLVVAGATTMDLEIAANAKIDSFGAKAAFKGYHGFPAALCTSLNHQVVHGMPNKDTVLKDGDILSIDCGVIVDGYYSDAAVTYAIGTPSAKTKKLLEVTEASLEAAILEAVVGGRLGDISAAVQEMCEAQGFGVVREFVGHGIGKAMHEDPQVPNYGSRGKGPRLKAGMVLAIEPMINAGAAEVKVLKDGWTAVTVDGSYSAHFEHTVAITKDGPQVLTR from the coding sequence ATGGCAATCATGTTGAAGACTCCGCAGGAGATTGAGAAGATGCGCCGTTCCGGGCGCGTGCTGCGGCAGGTGCACGACGCAATTAAGCCCCTGGTAGTCGCGGGCGCAACGACGATGGATCTGGAGATAGCAGCCAACGCAAAGATCGACTCCTTTGGCGCCAAGGCTGCCTTCAAGGGCTATCACGGCTTTCCGGCTGCACTCTGTACGTCGCTCAACCATCAGGTGGTTCATGGCATGCCCAACAAGGATACCGTGCTGAAGGATGGAGACATCCTCTCCATCGATTGCGGCGTGATTGTTGATGGATATTACTCCGATGCTGCGGTGACTTACGCGATCGGCACGCCCAGCGCGAAGACGAAGAAGCTGCTCGAAGTCACCGAGGCCTCGTTGGAGGCGGCGATTTTGGAAGCTGTGGTCGGTGGCCGGTTGGGAGACATTTCTGCCGCCGTTCAGGAGATGTGCGAGGCGCAGGGGTTCGGTGTGGTTCGGGAGTTCGTCGGCCACGGCATCGGTAAGGCCATGCATGAAGATCCTCAGGTCCCCAACTACGGTTCCCGCGGCAAAGGCCCGCGGCTGAAGGCAGGCATGGTCCTCGCCATTGAGCCGATGATCAATGCCGGTGCTGCAGAGGTGAAGGTGTTGAAGGATGGCTGGACGGCCGTCACCGTGGACGGAAGCTACAGCGCCCACTTTGAGCACACCGTAGCGATCACCAAGGACGGCCCCCAGGTTCTAACCCGGTAA
- a CDS encoding adenylate kinase — protein MASVSETVDLDSTSKAQVEDGFQPGPVLLLGAPGVGKGTQAKILMGKFGIPQISTGDILRDHRARHTQLGLAADELMSKGQLVPDDLVNQMVEVRLAGTDCATGYILDGYPRTLAQANALDSFLQSDAGEPENATPVVAISIMVDQEGLLKRITGRRLCAQCKHIYNIYSNPPKVAGICDTDGSVLEQRKDDTEEIFEERMREFHTLTAPVIPHYRAQGRFLEINGDRSVGEVTESIEEALRMLRARVTG, from the coding sequence GTGGCATCTGTGAGTGAGACCGTGGATTTAGACAGCACATCGAAGGCTCAGGTTGAGGATGGTTTTCAACCTGGGCCGGTTCTTCTGCTGGGCGCACCCGGCGTTGGCAAGGGAACCCAGGCCAAGATCCTCATGGGGAAGTTCGGCATCCCTCAGATCTCCACCGGAGACATCCTTCGCGATCATCGCGCACGCCATACGCAGCTTGGCTTGGCGGCTGATGAGTTGATGAGCAAAGGACAGCTTGTCCCGGACGACCTTGTTAACCAGATGGTCGAGGTTCGCCTCGCCGGCACAGATTGCGCCACAGGCTACATTCTCGACGGCTACCCGCGAACTCTGGCCCAGGCCAACGCACTGGACTCGTTTCTCCAGTCTGACGCGGGCGAGCCTGAGAACGCCACACCCGTCGTCGCCATCAGCATCATGGTCGATCAGGAGGGCCTGCTCAAGCGAATCACTGGCCGCCGTCTCTGCGCCCAGTGCAAGCACATCTACAACATCTATTCGAATCCTCCTAAGGTTGCCGGTATCTGCGATACCGACGGGTCTGTGCTGGAGCAGCGCAAGGACGATACGGAAGAGATCTTCGAGGAGCGCATGCGGGAGTTCCACACTCTGACCGCGCCGGTGATTCCTCACTACCGCGCACAGGGCCGGTTCCTGGAGATCAATGGAGACCGATCCGTTGGAGAAGTCACGGAATCGATTGAAGAAGCGCTGCGGATGCTGCGCGCGAGAGTGACAGGCTAA
- the secY gene encoding preprotein translocase subunit SecY: MFEKIANIFRIEDLRKRVLFTLGLLAIYRLGAHIPTPGIDAKQLAQFFNNNSGSALGLVDLFSGGNLRRLTIFALGIMPYITASIIFQLLTVIYEPLAKLQKEGEMGRRKITQWTRYVTVMLGIVQSTAIALTLTNTQTGQSMVTISKWAFIPMCVLTLTAGTAFIMWLGEQITERGIGNGMSLLIFTGIVVGLPRGIEELYTKATTNAWGAFTPIALLILVALMVAVVAFIIYVERSERRIPVQYAKRIVGRRMTQGGATHLPLKVNSGGVMPVIFASSILSAPLLFAGMSFFGSAKLQDTTFFGPILRAIAPGEPLYELLYIVAIIFFAYFYISIVFRPDDIADNMRKYGGFIPGIRPGRRTSDFINDVLTRITLVGAVYLIIISIIPTLLISGIHFNHIPLIGAAFEHLPVWVTHGLGVNFYFGGTSLLIVVGVAMDTVQQIESQLIMRHYDGFSPKSGRIRGRRSW; encoded by the coding sequence ATGTTCGAGAAAATCGCAAACATCTTCCGTATTGAAGATCTTCGTAAGCGTGTGTTGTTTACGCTCGGCCTGCTCGCGATCTACCGCCTGGGCGCACATATCCCGACCCCAGGCATCGACGCCAAGCAGCTTGCGCAGTTCTTCAATAACAACTCCGGCTCAGCGCTCGGGTTGGTCGACCTGTTCTCCGGTGGAAACCTCCGCCGGCTGACGATCTTTGCGCTCGGCATCATGCCGTACATCACGGCTTCGATCATCTTCCAATTGCTCACAGTCATCTATGAGCCGCTCGCCAAGCTCCAGAAGGAAGGCGAGATGGGCCGGCGGAAGATCACGCAGTGGACCCGATACGTCACCGTCATGCTCGGTATCGTGCAGTCCACCGCCATCGCGTTGACCCTGACCAACACCCAGACCGGTCAGTCCATGGTCACGATCTCCAAGTGGGCCTTCATCCCCATGTGCGTTCTCACCCTGACCGCCGGCACAGCCTTCATCATGTGGCTGGGTGAGCAGATCACAGAACGCGGTATCGGCAACGGGATGAGCCTGCTGATCTTCACCGGTATCGTGGTTGGTCTGCCACGCGGCATTGAGGAGCTCTACACCAAGGCCACCACCAATGCATGGGGCGCCTTCACCCCTATTGCGCTGCTGATCCTCGTAGCCCTGATGGTCGCGGTCGTCGCCTTCATCATCTACGTCGAGCGCTCAGAGCGCCGCATCCCCGTCCAGTACGCCAAGCGCATTGTCGGCCGCCGCATGACCCAGGGTGGCGCGACCCACCTGCCGCTGAAGGTCAACTCCGGCGGCGTGATGCCGGTCATCTTCGCTAGCTCAATCCTCTCTGCCCCGCTCCTCTTCGCAGGCATGAGCTTCTTCGGCTCCGCCAAGCTGCAGGACACGACGTTTTTCGGACCCATCCTCCGCGCCATCGCGCCGGGCGAGCCACTCTACGAATTGCTCTACATCGTCGCTATCATCTTTTTCGCATACTTCTATATCTCCATCGTCTTCCGCCCGGATGACATTGCAGACAATATGCGCAAGTACGGCGGCTTCATTCCTGGCATTCGCCCAGGCCGCCGCACCTCTGACTTTATCAACGACGTCCTGACGCGCATCACGCTCGTTGGTGCGGTCTACCTCATCATTATCTCGATCATCCCGACGCTGCTCATCAGTGGTATCCACTTCAACCACATCCCCCTCATCGGCGCTGCGTTCGAGCATCTTCCGGTCTGGGTAACGCATGGTCTTGGCGTGAACTTCTACTTCGGTGGAACCTCACTCCTCATCGTGGTCGGCGTGGCCATGGACACCGTTCAGCAGATTGAGTCGCAGTTGATCATGCGTCATTACGATGGCTTCTCGCCGAAGTCGGGCCGCATCCGTGGCCGCCGGAGCTGGTAA